The sequence TTATTTATTAAAATATCCAGCTTTTTGAACTGCTTTTTAACCTCTTCGGCAAATTTGTTCACATCACTTAGATTTGCATAGTCTGCAACAAAACCGTAAAATTCACTGTTTTTATTAATATTTTCCAGCTCTATAACTGTATCCTGAACCTTTCCGGTGTTTCTTCCGTGAATTATCAGTGTATAATCTTTTTCAGCCAGTTCTTTAGCCGTTTGTTTGCCGATGCCGTCTGTTGCCCCGGTTAAAAGTATAACAGGTTTTCTTTCCATTATCGCCCTCCTGCCGGAATTCTTTTACAACTAAATTAATACAATTTTTCACATGCTTAAAGGGTTTTATTGCTTAATTCTATACTTTTGAATAAGTACCCCACCCAACCTCCCCTAAATTAGGGGAGGAGTTTTATCTCCTCTCCTATCAAAGAGTTAAGAGGGAATTAAGGGGTGGTAAAATTTATAAGAAAAAATTATTCAAAAGTCCCATTCAGGCAATCAGTCTGTTTATTGATTTATTCATAATCGGATAAAGGAAGGTATTGGAAAAAAGTCTGCCTATAACGAAAGAGATGGCGGCGACAATGGCACCGGGGATTGCTGAAAAACTGATAAAGCAAAAAAGAGAAGTTATAATAACCATAACCTCGATCAGTGTCGCCACAGAAATGGGGGTGGTTATTTTATCCTTGACTAGTACAGATCTTTCAAAAGATATAAACACTGTCAGAGCAGGCAAAAGAGACATTATCATTGCGGGAATTATTGCGAAATCTGCCAAATCGGGTGTGAGTGCGGAAACTTTTATAAACCAGAGGTCAGCAAGTGGGGTTGCGGTTAGCAGAAAAACTGCCGATGTTGAGCCAAAGGCAATCATAAATGCAAAATTGCGTACTTTTTTGTAATATGCTTTAGCATTCTCATTCAGAAAGGTTATGGCTACTTCCTGATATGAGAGCCCCATACTTCTGAAAATAAATGTAAGGGAATGAACCACAGGCATTACCGCAAGTGAGTCAATAGGGCGGACGCTCTTTGCCAGAAAAAGTGTTACTATTGGCTGGGCGGAAAGTGCTATGAAAGGTGTAAGTGCAAGGGGTACATAAAATTTTGTAATTTTATTGTATGTGAGGTCGTTGTCTATGGTGTTATCGTTCAGTCTAACTTCGGATATAGAGCTTTGTGCAAGAAAATAGGCTGCCAAAGCTTCAGCTATTACACCTGTACTTAGAGCAATTGTCCCGACATAAGCTCCCTTAAGGTTTGTGATATTAAAGAGAGTGATTGCGGTAATGCCCATGAAAACGAGCCTGAAAACCGTTGTATAAGCTACAACCCTTGTTAATCCCGACCGTATCAGGATGCCCTGATAAAACCTTCTGAATCCGATGGCAGCAGGCCAGGGAATCAGAAAAACGGTGGCAAGATGGGTAATTTCAGCTATTTTATCAGGGATTTGAAGAATTTTATAAGCCACAAAATCAAAAACAGGAGGAATGATAAGGATGACAATGAAAAGTGTGACAAATAAATTGATATAGATAGTAAAATTTTTGAGTTTGCTGTATGTGAATTCATTTTTAACCAATGTTGTGGAAGCGCTCATCAGCATAATTATCGGTGCCTCAACAACGAGACCGAAAGAGTAAGCAATCCCGTATGCAGCAAGGTTGAGCTTTACTTCGCCCATTCTTGCTATAACTGCAGCCAGAAAAGGACCTTCGATGGACATCATTATCCAGGTCAGTGCCAGCGGGTACCAGAAGACAAAAATTCTGCTGTATTTAAGTTCAGTTTGAGATTGTGACATAAGACGGCTTATATATGTCAAATTAACTTAAAAATAAAGGGAAAAAATACCGCGATGAGTGATGCGTAAAGCGTGATGGGTGATGGGGATGTTTTTGAAGGTGAAGTTATTCGTGGGCTTTTTGTTTGATAATATCGTAATAACTCATAATACGTCTGACATATCTTACCGGCTCTGTTCCCCGTGCATATCCATACGTTGTATTTTTGTAATATTTTCTCTCTCTTAAAAGCGGCAGAGCTTTTTTCAGGGATGACCATTTCTCAGGGCCCCACCCTTTTTTCCTGCATATATCCTGGGCATCTCTTACGTGACCGTAACCAACATTGTAGCTGGCAAGTGCAAACAGCATTTTTGTTTCCGGGTCCTTAATTTCATCAAAGCGATGATATATTTTTGCCAGATATCCTACTCCGGCTTTCACACTTTGTGCCGGTTTCATCCTGTTGTTAATTCCCATCTCTCGGGCAGTTCTTTGTGTAACCTGCATCAAGCCCCGCACACCTGTATAACTTCTGGCATAGGGATTGAAGTGGGATTCCTGATAAACCATTGCTGCAATCAGACGCCAGTCGAATCCGTGTTTTTCCGCAGCTTTTTTGATAATATCTTTGTATTTGGGAAGCCTTGTTTTCAATCTTCTGTGAAATGTTTTGATATCCACGTAATCAAATATAGAAACATTCCTGTAATAACGCTCATAAATCTGACTGAATGTCCCGTTTTTTTCTATTTTATGAAAAAATTCATTGATTTTTTCCCGCAGTTTGTCGCTGTTGTTTCTCACCGCCCAGCCTAACTGCTGGGACTCAGATATGGGAAAAGCTATCCTGATATCGGGATAATAGCGTTGATTAAGTCTTGCAATGTTTGAATCAGCTACAGTTACTTCTATTTCTTTTTCAGCTACCATACGGATAAGTTCCTCTGTAGGCATATTTTCATGAAATACGATATCAATATTAAGACCATTGCTTTTTAATTCTTCAAGGCGCTGTTCGTACGATGTCTGAGGTCGTATGTGAATCTTTTTGCCTTTTAAATCTTTGATTTTGTCAATGGAGTCATTGTTTTTATGAATAATGACCTGCTGCTGTACTTCCAGATATCCTTCTGAAAAATCGGCCAGCTTTTTTCTTGGCTTTGTTATGGTGACTCCCGCTGCAATCATGTCTCCTTCACCAGAATTGAGTGCCTGGAACATTTCGTCCCACCCGGGTGTTATAACGTCTAATTTTACCCCGAGAAACTCTGCGAACTTTTTTACAAGGTCGTATTCAAAACCCATATATTCATCCCGGTAACTGTAATAAACATTAGCATTGTTGGTCATGATAACGGTTATTTTGCCTTTTTCTTTTATATCTTCCAGGGTTCCCTTGCTTGCAGGCTCAGCAATAATATGGAAAAAAATATAGAACACAGACAGTATCGCGATTATAAGCAGCTCTTTATGTTTTCTAATGCTCATTATTATCTCCATTCGTTTGGTAAAGCCCTGTACAAAAAAAGTGAGGTATCACAACCTCTGCCTACCTAATAAGATTAGCCTCTGAAAGGAAAAAATGCAAATTTTATCTTTTTTGCCACTCTTATATTTGTTGGTGAGAGAGTGAGGGGGGAGAGAGTGAAGTGGTGAAGTAGTGAAGTAGGGAGATAGATAGGATGCCTGTTAAAAGTTCTGTTGTTCAAAAGAGAAAAACATGATAACTTTTCAATATAGCCATCAGTAAAATAATAAAAGAGATTAGACATATGTGGACAATAAAAAAGACCTTCAGAAATCTTGGTAGAGTGAGGGAGATATTTTCCCAGGTGGTTTATTACGGTTTCGGACGTTTTCTGGATGAAACCAACCTGTCATCTTTAATAGGTTACGGGAAAAAAATAGTTACTCTGGGCAAAGCTAAAGATATTGAAAAACTGCCGGAAGAGGTACGTTTCAGAAAACTGCTGGAAAGCCTGGGGCCCACTTTTGTAAAAGTGGGGCAATTTCTCAGTACAAGAGGGGATATTTTCCCTGAGAAGTTTACCAAAGAACTGGAAAAGCTGCAGGATGAAGTACTGCCGTTCAAGTACAGTGAAGCTGTCAGGCAAGTTGAATCAAACTTAGGTAAAAAACTTTCGTCTATGTTTAAGGAATTTTCCAGAGAACCCGTCGCCTCTGCTTCAATAGCACAGGTGCACAAAGGTGTTCTCCACGACGGCACCGAAGTGGCTGTAAAGGTAAAAAGACCCGGAATAGAAACGAAGATAGAGCACGACCTGGCTATTCTTATATTTTTGGCAGGTGTGGCAGAAAAATACAATCAAGAGGCAAAAAACATACAGCTTCTCGAAGTTACACAGGAATTTGCCGATCAGCTGAATAAAGAACTGAATTTTGTACTTGAAGCCAATTATATGGAGAAATTCAGAGACTATTTTTCAAAAAATGACAATATCCTTATTCCACAGGTTATGTGGGAATATACGGATATGGATGTACTTACCATGGAATTTGTCAAAGGTATACCTATTGACAATATTAAGGAGCTTGAAGAGAAAGATATTGATATGGTCAAACTGTCGGAAACAGGCGTTGATTTTTACCTGAAACAGGTTTTTGAATTCGGGTTCTTTCATGCCGATCCGCACCCGGGGAATTTTCTGGTAACGGACAAAGGTGAGACTGCAATTCTTGATTTCGGTATAATAGGAAAAGTTGACAGGAAGCTTCTTGAGCACCTGAGTGCTGTTTTCCTTGGTCTTATCAATTTCGATATTGAATCCATTATAGAGGAGATGGTTTCATTCGGGCTTATCGACAGAGACGCCGACTTGAGAAAAATCCAAAGGGATATGATGGACGTTATACTTCCTGTTTACGGTCAGAATATTGGCAATGTAGACGTTGTGCTGCTGTTAAATGATATAATAGATATCGGCAGAAAACATTATTTTAAATTTCCTATCGATTATCTTTTAATTTTTAAAACGTTTTCATTTCTCGAATCCACAGGACGAAAACTTAATCCGGACTTTAATTTTCTGAATTTTGCCGAACCGTATGCGAAAAAGATTCTGCTGAAAAAATACAGCCCCTCATATCTGTTCAATGACTTCAGGGAAATCTCCTCAAATTACAGCGATGTTTTGAGAAGGGCGCCCAAGGACTATAAAATTCTTGTGGACAAACTTAAAGAAGACGACCTGAGTATTAATTTTATACACAGAAATCTGGATGTTATGTCCAGGGAAATGGACAGGTCGGCAAACAGACTTTCCTTCAGTATTATTATTGCCGCGATTGTTTTGTCATCTTCCCTTTTTATCCTGGCGGATGTTGGTCCCAAAATACTGGATATTCCGTTTCTCGGGCTCTTCGGTTTTGTTATCGCTTCCTTTCTCGGATTGGGACTGGCCATCGGAATTTTCAAGTCGGGGAAACTGTAATGTCTTTTGATGTAACTTTTTTGGGCGGAGCCGGGGTTATCGGCATGAATATGTATTTGTACGAGTCCTCAGATACAGCACTCATAGTGGACTGTGGTGTTATGTTCGCCGATTATTCCTGTCCGGGGGTGGATTATATCATTCCGGATTTCAGATATCTTTACAAAAAAAGAGAAAAACTGAAAGCCCTCCTGCTTTCCCACGGACACGAGGATCATATAGGCGGTGTACCTTACCTGCTTAAAGACTTTAATATACCTGTTTACAGCGGGGAATTGACACTTAAGTTTTTAAAGGCAAAGCTCGGTGAGCATAAAATTAAAGGTGATTTAAATGCAATTACGCCGGGGGATTCTTTCAAAGTCGGTGATTTTACTGTCAGCTTTAACCCTGTCAATCATTCCATTCCGGAAACGTACAGTGTACTTCTCAGTTCAAATGATTTTTCCTTTCTGCACTGCTCAGATTTTAAAATAGATGATACTCCGGTAAGCGGTGAGCCTTTTAACAGAAAGCTTTATAAAAAAATCGGCAGTAAAGGTATAGATGCTGTTTTAATAGATTCCACAAATGTATTTGAAAAAGGGAAAACTGTGTCAGAAAGCAGTTTAAAGAATAACCTGCTTGAGATTTTCCGCGGAATAAAAGCAAGGATATTTTTTACTACATTCTCATCCAATATCGACAGAATAAAACAGGTACTGGAAGTTTGCAGGCAGCTCGACAGAAAAGTTGTCTTTGAGGGGCGATCGATTTTAAAAAATACACTTCTCGGGAATGAAGCCGGGTATCTGCCTTTTCCTGAAGATACAGTGGTTAAGCTGTCTGAGGCAAAGGATCTTCCTGATGACAGAATCTGCTACATTGTATCCGGCTGCCAGGGGGAAGCTGGAAGCAGTCTTTTTAAAATTGTTTCCAGGGAGCGGAAAAAATTGCAGATTCAGGAAGGTGATACGGTTGTTATTTCTTCCAGAGTGATACCGGGCAATGAGAAAAATCTGAACGCTCTTATGAACCAGGTTGCTTTTTACGGAGGATATGTTGTGGATATGGATGAAGGAGGGATCCATGCGTCAGGACATGCAGGAAGAGAAGATATAAAGGAATTTATCTCACTTGTAAGACCGAAAAAGGTTATCCCTGTACACGGAGAATTCCGTCATCAAAAGGCGGTGTGCAAAATGGTAATGGAAGATAATCTTGCAGAAGAATGTATATTTGCAATTACAGGAGAAAAGCTGGTTTTCAGTGATGACAAAAAAAATGTTTTTACCGAAGAGGTTGAGATTGAAAAGCGGTATGTGGATACGAGGGGAGATTTTCTTTTCAGTGAAGAGCAGCTGAAAGAAAGACGGCAAATGGCAAGGGACGGTGTTGTGATAATTAACGCTTATTCTGTTGATGAAAAGGTTCATATAGATACTACCGGTTTTGTTCTCAGTAATAATTCCTTTTTCAGGCTAAGAAAGTTTTTGAGCGAGAATCTAATATTATTGAATGATGTTATAAAAGATGATAAAAACAAACTTGCCGAAATGGCAATGAAACTTACCAAGACATTTTTCAAAAAGAATATGGACAGAAGGCCGGTTATTAAGGTTTTTATCCGGGGGGAAAAATGGAACTGATCCAGTATATTATGTTGGGGGTCCTGCAGGGTTTGACCGAGTTTCTGCCGGTGAGCAGTTCGGGGCACCTTGTGATAGCACAGTCTCTTATTAAAGATTTTCAGCAGCCGGGGCTTCTGTTTGATGTTTTGGTTCATTTCGCAACATTTTGTGCCGTTCTTATTTATTTTCGCAAAAAAATATTTAAGCTTTTAAAGGCATTGATAGGTTTTGTTGTTCTTAAATACCGTGTCACTTATTTTGAAAACAGAAATATGCTGTGGGGGGTTATTGTCGCTTCGATTCCCACTGCAATAATCGGTTTGTATCTTGAAAGAATTTCAGAAGTACTTTTTTCCTCAACCACTTATGTGGGTTATGCTCTTATTTTTACGTCTCTTCTCCTTGTATTTTCAGACAGGGTTACCGCCAGAGGGGATATAAACACTCCCAAGTCGCTGCTGGTGGGTATTATGCAGGGTATTGCCGTTATTCCGGGAATTTCACGGTCGGGCTCAACCATTGCAGTGGCGCTGTTTCTGAATATCAAAAGACAAGAGGCAGCAGAATTTTCATTTATTATGGCTCTGCCCGCTGTTTTCGGTGCCACAATTCTTCAGGCAAAACATTTGAATTCACTGGATTCGCTGATGATATTTCCTTACTTAACGGCGATGGTGGCTGCTTTTTTCAGCGGTTTGTTTGCTATCTTTCTGATGATGAAGCTTGTTAAAAAGGCCAGACTGGCCTATTTTGCAATTTACTGTTTAATTCTCGGGATTATAACAATAATATGGCTGTAGAGAAAAATTATAATGAAAAGACTTATGATGTTCTTTTTCTGATTTTTTTGTTTATCAGTATATTTCTTGCCTTATCCATTTATTCCTATTCCCCCGATGATCCTTCATTTTCCAATATTGTTTTTACCGACTACAAATCGGAAGTGCACAATTATTTCGGCAAGCTCGGAGCCTATTCCGCTGATTTTTTCGGTACTATTTTCGGATGGTCCTCACTTTTTCTGCCTTTAATGTTTTTATTTCTGACCTTTAATATCTATTTCGTAAAAAAGGGTAAGCACAGCAAAGGCATTATATACCTCAATGCCCTGCTGTTTTTTCTTATTTTGGCAGGTATGAGCCTTTTTACCGGCTTTACAGGTGTTGATGATTTTTATTTTCACCTGAAATACGGAGGGGGCGTCATAGGCCTTGTTTCCAGAGATTTCCTTGCTTCACTGATCGGGGACATCGGCGGAATAATACTCTCTTTATTTGTGGTACTCTCTTCTGTTTTTCTTTTTGTAAGGATTAATTTTACAAATTTTAATATAAGGCAGATGAAACCGCATATTAAATTCAATCTTAAAAAATCAAAAACCCCAAAAACTACAAAAGAACGACCTTCAAAAAAATCATCGAAAAAGAACAATAAGAAAGCGGATAAATCTCAAAAAACACCTGCTGCTGATGCTGAATCCGAAGATGAAGACGTAAAGGTTTCGGATACATTTGAGCCTGAGAATGTGAAAAAAGCAAGATACAGTATACCTTTAAATTTGCTGGAAGAATCTGAAAAAATCAGTTTTGCGGAATCCGAGGCAGAATTGAGGCAAAAGGGTAAGATTCTGGAAGAAAAACTTCATGATTTCGGTGTTAACGGACATATCAGGGAAATAAAGCCCGGTCCTGTTGTTACTCTCTATGAATTTGAGCCTGCCCCGGGGGTAAAGGTAAATAAGATATCCAATCTTGAGAATGATCTGGCTTTGGCCATGAGTGCGGTAAGTGTGCGCATAATAGCACCGATACCAGGTAAGTCGGTTGTGGGGATTGAACTGCCGAACAAAAGGAGAGCCGCAGTTTCTCTCAGGGAGCTGATAAACACGAAAGATTTTGCAAAGCCGGAATCACAGCTTACCATAATTCTCGGAAAAGATATTGCAGGCAAACCGTATATCACCGATCTTACAAAAATGCCCCATTTGCTGATAGCAGGCACTACGGGAAGCGGGAAATCTGTTTCCGTGAATACGATAATATGTTCGATAATTTATAAATCTTCCCCTGAGAATGTAAAATTCGTAATGGTGGATCCTAAAATGGTTGAGTTGAGTGTATATGAAGATATCCCGCATTTGGCGGCACCAGTGGTTACCGATCCCAGGAAAGCCTCAAATGTGTTGAAGAATGTTGTGGAGGAGATGGAAAACAGGTATACCCTTTTGGCTGATAACAGAGTCAGGAATATAGATTCCTATAATGAAAAAGCTTCGAAAAGTTCTGAGATGGAAAAGATGCCTTATCTCGTTGTCGTGGTCGATGAGTTTGCCGATTTAATGATTGTTGCCGGTAAAGAGGTTGAGCAATCCATCATGAGGATTGCCCAAATGGCAAGAGCTGTTGGAATTCACCTGATACTGGCCACCCAGAGGCCTTCCGTTAATGTGATTACCGGGATAATTAAAGCCAATATGCCCGCACGGCTTTCTTTTCGTGTTTCTTCAAAAACGGACTCAAGAACGATTCTGGATCAAAACGGTGCTGAAACACTTCTCGGTAAAGGTGACAGTCTTTTCATCCCGCCGGGGCACAGCGATCCCGTTCGCATTCACGGCTGTTTTGTAAGTGAATGGGAAGTTAACAATATTGTGACTTACCTGAAAAAACTGGGAACTCCGGAATATAATATGGATCTGGTAAAAGAAGAGGACTCTGATGCCGGTGGTGTCGATGAA comes from Flexistipes sp. and encodes:
- the mltF gene encoding membrane-bound lytic murein transglycosylase MltF, whose translation is MSIRKHKELLIIAILSVFYIFFHIIAEPASKGTLEDIKEKGKITVIMTNNANVYYSYRDEYMGFEYDLVKKFAEFLGVKLDVITPGWDEMFQALNSGEGDMIAAGVTITKPRKKLADFSEGYLEVQQQVIIHKNNDSIDKIKDLKGKKIHIRPQTSYEQRLEELKSNGLNIDIVFHENMPTEELIRMVAEKEIEVTVADSNIARLNQRYYPDIRIAFPISESQQLGWAVRNNSDKLREKINEFFHKIEKNGTFSQIYERYYRNVSIFDYVDIKTFHRRLKTRLPKYKDIIKKAAEKHGFDWRLIAAMVYQESHFNPYARSYTGVRGLMQVTQRTAREMGINNRMKPAQSVKAGVGYLAKIYHRFDEIKDPETKMLFALASYNVGYGHVRDAQDICRKKGWGPEKWSSLKKALPLLRERKYYKNTTYGYARGTEPVRYVRRIMSYYDIIKQKAHE
- a CDS encoding ABC1 kinase family protein, with amino-acid sequence MWTIKKTFRNLGRVREIFSQVVYYGFGRFLDETNLSSLIGYGKKIVTLGKAKDIEKLPEEVRFRKLLESLGPTFVKVGQFLSTRGDIFPEKFTKELEKLQDEVLPFKYSEAVRQVESNLGKKLSSMFKEFSREPVASASIAQVHKGVLHDGTEVAVKVKRPGIETKIEHDLAILIFLAGVAEKYNQEAKNIQLLEVTQEFADQLNKELNFVLEANYMEKFRDYFSKNDNILIPQVMWEYTDMDVLTMEFVKGIPIDNIKELEEKDIDMVKLSETGVDFYLKQVFEFGFFHADPHPGNFLVTDKGETAILDFGIIGKVDRKLLEHLSAVFLGLINFDIESIIEEMVSFGLIDRDADLRKIQRDMMDVILPVYGQNIGNVDVVLLLNDIIDIGRKHYFKFPIDYLLIFKTFSFLESTGRKLNPDFNFLNFAEPYAKKILLKKYSPSYLFNDFREISSNYSDVLRRAPKDYKILVDKLKEDDLSINFIHRNLDVMSREMDRSANRLSFSIIIAAIVLSSSLFILADVGPKILDIPFLGLFGFVIASFLGLGLAIGIFKSGKL
- a CDS encoding ribonuclease J, which encodes MSFDVTFLGGAGVIGMNMYLYESSDTALIVDCGVMFADYSCPGVDYIIPDFRYLYKKREKLKALLLSHGHEDHIGGVPYLLKDFNIPVYSGELTLKFLKAKLGEHKIKGDLNAITPGDSFKVGDFTVSFNPVNHSIPETYSVLLSSNDFSFLHCSDFKIDDTPVSGEPFNRKLYKKIGSKGIDAVLIDSTNVFEKGKTVSESSLKNNLLEIFRGIKARIFFTTFSSNIDRIKQVLEVCRQLDRKVVFEGRSILKNTLLGNEAGYLPFPEDTVVKLSEAKDLPDDRICYIVSGCQGEAGSSLFKIVSRERKKLQIQEGDTVVISSRVIPGNEKNLNALMNQVAFYGGYVVDMDEGGIHASGHAGREDIKEFISLVRPKKVIPVHGEFRHQKAVCKMVMEDNLAEECIFAITGEKLVFSDDKKNVFTEEVEIEKRYVDTRGDFLFSEEQLKERRQMARDGVVIINAYSVDEKVHIDTTGFVLSNNSFFRLRKFLSENLILLNDVIKDDKNKLAEMAMKLTKTFFKKNMDRRPVIKVFIRGEKWN
- a CDS encoding undecaprenyl-diphosphate phosphatase, whose amino-acid sequence is MELIQYIMLGVLQGLTEFLPVSSSGHLVIAQSLIKDFQQPGLLFDVLVHFATFCAVLIYFRKKIFKLLKALIGFVVLKYRVTYFENRNMLWGVIVASIPTAIIGLYLERISEVLFSSTTYVGYALIFTSLLLVFSDRVTARGDINTPKSLLVGIMQGIAVIPGISRSGSTIAVALFLNIKRQEAAEFSFIMALPAVFGATILQAKHLNSLDSLMIFPYLTAMVAAFFSGLFAIFLMMKLVKKARLAYFAIYCLILGIITIIWL
- a CDS encoding DNA translocase FtsK, with the protein product MAVEKNYNEKTYDVLFLIFLFISIFLALSIYSYSPDDPSFSNIVFTDYKSEVHNYFGKLGAYSADFFGTIFGWSSLFLPLMFLFLTFNIYFVKKGKHSKGIIYLNALLFFLILAGMSLFTGFTGVDDFYFHLKYGGGVIGLVSRDFLASLIGDIGGIILSLFVVLSSVFLFVRINFTNFNIRQMKPHIKFNLKKSKTPKTTKERPSKKSSKKNNKKADKSQKTPAADAESEDEDVKVSDTFEPENVKKARYSIPLNLLEESEKISFAESEAELRQKGKILEEKLHDFGVNGHIREIKPGPVVTLYEFEPAPGVKVNKISNLENDLALAMSAVSVRIIAPIPGKSVVGIELPNKRRAAVSLRELINTKDFAKPESQLTIILGKDIAGKPYITDLTKMPHLLIAGTTGSGKSVSVNTIICSIIYKSSPENVKFVMVDPKMVELSVYEDIPHLAAPVVTDPRKASNVLKNVVEEMENRYTLLADNRVRNIDSYNEKASKSSEMEKMPYLVVVVDEFADLMIVAGKEVEQSIMRIAQMARAVGIHLILATQRPSVNVITGIIKANMPARLSFRVSSKTDSRTILDQNGAETLLGKGDSLFIPPGHSDPVRIHGCFVSEWEVNNIVTYLKKLGTPEYNMDLVKEEDSDAGGVDETEKDEKYYEALDLIQKKGTASISMVQRYLRIGYNRAARIIEIMEKEGVITPSDGTSKPREVIIKD